The Seriola aureovittata isolate HTS-2021-v1 ecotype China chromosome 3, ASM2101889v1, whole genome shotgun sequence genome includes a region encoding these proteins:
- the ints12 gene encoding integrator complex subunit 12 isoform X2 codes for MLCFHVLVFKFLLDLQHHIAKLHSARKTKQIHTVQVRVDLGEVDPPKKPRLEKQENRSSPITVQTSKDLLSNMNDNEETNADDFAMEMGLACVVCRQMTVTMGNQLVECQECHNLYHQDCHKPQVTDKEVNDPRLVWYCARCTRQMKRMAQKPAQKPSPASASSAPVVKDTLVKKAELKSKPDTASTFQAFKRTEVKASTTSANPTSSSSSSSGSGLTGWAAFGAKTNPSLPPSSKLGSSGPSGSSKTLTAPSGQKPVGLSGLAGAKSGIGGAKVPGGGNGNGSSQVPVKSPPPLTLGKQPLNRSSSGENQGKGSGSSGGGSPSGSQASAGGNGGNNGGGNGNNGNGSKAAPGDKAPTSQESQLNAMKRLQLVKKKAAQKKLKK; via the exons ATGCTATGTTTTCATGTCTTGGTTTTCAAGTTTCTTTTAGACCTACAGCATCATATTGCAAAGCTGCACTCTGCAAGAAAGACTAAGCAGATCCATACAGTTCAG GTTAGGGTTGACTTGGGTGAGGTGGACCCTCCGAAAAAGCCTCGCTTGGAGAAACAGGAGAATCGTTCTTCTCCGATTACCGTTCAGACGAGCAAAGACCTCCTGTCAAACATGAACGACAACGAGGAGACCAACGCTGATGACTTTGCCATGGAAATGGGCCTGGCCTGTGTGGTTTGCAG ACAAATGACAGTCACAATGGGAAACCAGCTGGTGGAATGCCAAGAGTGCCATAATCTGTATCACCAGGACTGTCACAAACCCCAGGTGACAGACAAAGAAGTTAATGACCCCCGGCTTGTGTGGTATTGTGCCCGCTGCACCAGGCAAATGAAACGTATG GCACAGAAACCTGCACAGAAGCCGTCCCCTGCATCTGCGTCGTCAGCGCCTGTTGTAAAGGACACACTGGTGAAAAAGGCAGAGCTTAAATCCAAACCTGACACAGCCAGCACCTTCCAAGCCTTCAAAAGAACAGAAGTGAAG GCGTCCACAACATCAGCCAATCCCACCAGtagcagctcctcctcctcgggcAGTGGTCTTACAGGCTGGGCTGCATTTGGCGCCAAGACAaacccttctcttcctcccagCTCCAAACTGGGTTCCTCGGGCCCAAGTGGCAGCAGCAAGACCTTGACAGCTCCCTCTGGCCAGAAACCTGTCGGCTTGTCTGGGCTAGCTGGAGCCAAGTCGGGAATTGGCGGTGCAAAGGTACCCGGGGGAGGAAATGGAAACGGCTCCAGCCAGGTGCCTGTGAAATCTCCGCCACCCCTGACTCTGGGTAAGCAGCCATTGAACCGTTCATCGAGTGGGGAAAACCAAGGGAAAGGCTCTGGCTCATCGGGGGGCGGCTCCCCGAGCGGCTCCCAGGCAAGTGCAGGAGGGAACGGAGGCAATAATGGAGGAGGTAACGGAAACAATGGGAATGGGTCAAAGGCTGCACCGGGGGACAAAGCACCGACATCTCAGGAGTCTCAGCTTAACGCCATGAAACGGTTACAACTGGTGAAGAAGAAAGCAGCACAgaagaaactgaagaaatga
- the ints12 gene encoding integrator complex subunit 12 isoform X1, which produces MAGPVSLELDPIFLKGLSYLHSKSKDSAEKLKALLDESLSRGSDSSYRSSQKDIEVSKGSVSKLSLSKQDSKSSSSSSSSSSSSGSSKSSSEKSKKEGEKRPAEKVRVDLGEVDPPKKPRLEKQENRSSPITVQTSKDLLSNMNDNEETNADDFAMEMGLACVVCRQMTVTMGNQLVECQECHNLYHQDCHKPQVTDKEVNDPRLVWYCARCTRQMKRMAQKPAQKPSPASASSAPVVKDTLVKKAELKSKPDTASTFQAFKRTEVKASTTSANPTSSSSSSSGSGLTGWAAFGAKTNPSLPPSSKLGSSGPSGSSKTLTAPSGQKPVGLSGLAGAKSGIGGAKVPGGGNGNGSSQVPVKSPPPLTLGKQPLNRSSSGENQGKGSGSSGGGSPSGSQASAGGNGGNNGGGNGNNGNGSKAAPGDKAPTSQESQLNAMKRLQLVKKKAAQKKLKK; this is translated from the exons ATGGCTGGACCTGTCAGTCTGGAGTTGGATCCCATCTTCCTAAAGGGACTGAGTTACCTGCACTCTAAGAGTAAAGATTCAGCGGAGAAACTCAAAGCTTTACTAGATGAGTCCCTTTCAAGAGGAAGTGACTCATCTTACCGCTCTTCACAAAAA GATATAGAGGTGTCCAAGGGGTCTGTGTCAAAACTGAGCTTAAGTAAACAGGACTCCAAGTCCTCTTCAAGTTCTTcatcctccagcagcagcagtggcagcagcaaatCCAGCTCAGAAAAGAgcaagaaagaaggagagaagagaccCGCTGAGAAG GTTAGGGTTGACTTGGGTGAGGTGGACCCTCCGAAAAAGCCTCGCTTGGAGAAACAGGAGAATCGTTCTTCTCCGATTACCGTTCAGACGAGCAAAGACCTCCTGTCAAACATGAACGACAACGAGGAGACCAACGCTGATGACTTTGCCATGGAAATGGGCCTGGCCTGTGTGGTTTGCAG ACAAATGACAGTCACAATGGGAAACCAGCTGGTGGAATGCCAAGAGTGCCATAATCTGTATCACCAGGACTGTCACAAACCCCAGGTGACAGACAAAGAAGTTAATGACCCCCGGCTTGTGTGGTATTGTGCCCGCTGCACCAGGCAAATGAAACGTATG GCACAGAAACCTGCACAGAAGCCGTCCCCTGCATCTGCGTCGTCAGCGCCTGTTGTAAAGGACACACTGGTGAAAAAGGCAGAGCTTAAATCCAAACCTGACACAGCCAGCACCTTCCAAGCCTTCAAAAGAACAGAAGTGAAG GCGTCCACAACATCAGCCAATCCCACCAGtagcagctcctcctcctcgggcAGTGGTCTTACAGGCTGGGCTGCATTTGGCGCCAAGACAaacccttctcttcctcccagCTCCAAACTGGGTTCCTCGGGCCCAAGTGGCAGCAGCAAGACCTTGACAGCTCCCTCTGGCCAGAAACCTGTCGGCTTGTCTGGGCTAGCTGGAGCCAAGTCGGGAATTGGCGGTGCAAAGGTACCCGGGGGAGGAAATGGAAACGGCTCCAGCCAGGTGCCTGTGAAATCTCCGCCACCCCTGACTCTGGGTAAGCAGCCATTGAACCGTTCATCGAGTGGGGAAAACCAAGGGAAAGGCTCTGGCTCATCGGGGGGCGGCTCCCCGAGCGGCTCCCAGGCAAGTGCAGGAGGGAACGGAGGCAATAATGGAGGAGGTAACGGAAACAATGGGAATGGGTCAAAGGCTGCACCGGGGGACAAAGCACCGACATCTCAGGAGTCTCAGCTTAACGCCATGAAACGGTTACAACTGGTGAAGAAGAAAGCAGCACAgaagaaactgaagaaatga